The window ACGATTTGTATACGTTCTAGAATTGTTTTGCATGTTCGACAATAACTGAAATAATGTGTATGTTTAACCACGTGTTccttttaaataactatttctCCCTTCATGTCTATTAAATAGAGTAACGTCAGATTTACgaaatcaaaatgatttattataagtacaaaCATTGGTAAAGAGAAAATACAGATCTTAGAATAAATGTGTAGAGTgctatattttgtttattataagacataaaaatatgggattataatataaataccttCCTTCCTAACATGGAAAGAGacctgtgtccagcagtgggccaTATTAACTCGTAGCGTATTAAATGTCTTAATTAATacataacaaaatattcaaattcattttagtTTGATTCAAACACGCAAAAAGTTTTGGTAAAACAAAACTACGGAGTTGTCgtaaaaagaaattttatgaTAACTATCTATTAATGTTAAATAGAGCCCAGTATACTCAATAAAAGACAATTTGTAAGGGAATCACAAAGAccccttaatcatgagctccGTTTTCGTAGGCGtcgtaaagaaaaataataaatagttacaaaattaatattaaaatacagtaTAAATGTCGGTATTGTCGAATTCCTTATTGGAAAGTTCCTATTGtagtcaaatattaaattaaattctttcttACTTTTGGTCCTTTGATCCGCAAGTTAACTATCTAacctttatcaaaattaaattttatattttgaatacaggGGTAAAAGTCTGATGAACCCCAatttctgattaaaaaaaattaatgtgtTCTTGACTTGCTTTAAAGCCCTTTTCTCACTGTTAAACACTACAAATGTAACCTACTAACCTTTAATTATCCCAACGTGTGAGATAAATTTCATTTCTCCAATTCATATTTCCTATTATGACGCCATCTTTTCACAACGAACAATAGACGCTGatgtattatcaaaaatatttacctttagACACATCATCGAAATAAATCCCCAATTGTAGTCGCCAAACTGTTTATAAAGATGTTTCAGTTAGTTCATGCGTCTAACTTGTGCTAATTAAAACACATCACGTTGTTTAACTTTCGCTGACACTTACTTTTTGTTTAGAGGTTCCGACAAACAAGTATCGTAGGACCAAACTTAAATATATCGTTGATACCTTGAAAAGTCGACTAGATTTCTACCCATTATCAAGATTCATGAAATGCATTTGAAATAACTAAAACAGGCTCttaaatcgaaaataataatgtaatagtaAATAGGAAGGTTATAACTGAGAAATTCTACCTGAATATTACAGTTTAGCTCCTATTCGTATACAAATCACAGCTTCACGCCATAATAACTCTTAAGGCAATAGCCGTAAAATATACCTTCCCCTATAACCTACTTCTACTTTAGCACTCCATACCTTAATTCATTCCTTCCGTAACCAaattggggtcagcttccagtctaactaaacGCATCTGGCGTTTGAATATCGTATTATCCACGGACTTATCTTATTCATCCTTTATGGTGCCATAGGACCAACAATGAGGTCCTTTGAGTCGGACGAAACTAAGATATTCTCGTCACATAGTTAGCGAGCAAGTTTCGAGAACTACTGAGCAATGACACTGTCTTGTGTCCCCTTGATTGTATACGATACGTTTAGACTTGCAAAAGCGGCTTTAGCAAGTCGGTATCCGTCAAAGGTAGAATTTGCAAAGGTATTGACAGATTCCCTGAAATAACTCAAACTATTGTGAAAGATAAATGATGATATTTACGTAAGGTAGATCGATTACTACAATTTTCATGAATAACTGTTATGGATTTATTTTCTCTCATTTTTAAGGGCATAGTGAAAAGCAAAAGTttttaacacataaaaaaatcgaCACAAAAACATGAATTATGTAGCTGAAGATCCCATAGAATCTGTCTATTATTCACGTCTTTTACATCTACTGCACCTGCCAAGGAGACTTGTTCTTCCTTcgaagtttattataaatattttctttgccaTGTTTATGATTCAAACAAACACCGATCATTCATTAGATCATTACTGCCTATGATTTTCGttacaaattaaacaacaaCAAGCGAactgaattataattatctcaTCGAATGACGTTGCTATGGAAGTCGCCATACAAATGACGCCTTTCTTGCTTGTTACTAAGGACTTTgtttaattgaatgaatttaagTTTTGATTTCTTTAATCAACATACggataatgatattaattttaacccCATTATGTTCCAGGTTTCTTTTGCCGGGATCCTGACACAGGAAAACTCCACGCAGTAAACACAACTTGGGCGTCGAGTACATTCTGCGGCAACTACCACTGCAAACTAAGGAGAAAGAATATAACAGAAACAGAATACCCACCTATTAGGCAGATGAATATAACAAACGTCAAACTACCAAGTCGTAATGCCATTAAGGAAACagacaaaaatgaaacaaaccctataaaaaaacaagctgTAAAAGATGTAGCCAAGAAAGACAAGCAATCTGATCCTGATATTATAAGTGAAATACTAATACAAGATATAATTCCAATAGACAGAAATAGAGGGATTAAATTTGATGAACCTATCGATGATTTGAATGACACAGAGAACGATAGATATTTAAcagataaagaaattaaatcaatatcGGAAATTCTACATACGGTGAAAAAAAGTGATCTAGACGCTATTGTAGAAATATACAACCTAGCTCAAGATATATACAAAGAAATGGATAAAACAAGTACAGACCAAGTATTAGAAGAAGCTTTCTATGCTTCGAAGGATATTCAAAACGTAAAAAGTCAACCTGAAGTGAGAGCACCCAAGAAAAACGACCACGTATCATACTGGTACGAACCTCTAAACAGCGGGAAAATAAGACCCGCTGATCAACTCAGGAATGATCTTCAACGAAATGAAGTAGTACCCGGACCTAATGATGTCGTCCCTGTCATACCAGCAGTTCTTATGGCTGATATGGAAGTGCAGAGTTCAAATGTAGTACTAATTGCTTCAACACAACCCACTGTACCAAAGATACAAACACCAGTGGTACCAGCGCAAGCCACATTGGCACCACGAGTAAAACAAATGACCGATACATACTTCAATGGTCCACTATCGAATAAAGATTTTGGTAAATTACCCTACTATTATCCCATGTCAAACTTCCAAAAAATGGCATCTTATGTGCATCCACCCCAACCGAAAATGGCAATCCCCAGTTTGCCACTTCCGAAACCAACATTTAAACCCGTGACTTATAGACCGCAGTACTACATTGGAGGCAAATATCAGAAGGAAATAAAGCCGTCAATTCTTCTACCGTACCCATTTTCTTACATCCGTCATTATAATTGGTCATATCCACAAAATATATTCCACAGCAGACATCAAATAGACCATTTCGAAGCTCGAAGAAAGGCTAACAAAAACccaaattacattaataaacttaacaatGCTATCCTAATGAATCCAGACTTAGAGAATTTCCAGGATTTGGCAGTAAAACTGACGAGAAAAGAGCAAAAAGTGCCAATAAGTACGACGATACGCAAAGTTAAAGAAGAAAAACGGAGGCCTGAATGGCAAACGGACCCATTACCCAAACATGTAATAGAAGAAGTAAGAGCTAAAGTTGATGATAAACAGAGgatattaaaaccttttcctTTCAGAAAGAGAGTGAAATTAGAAAGAGTaggtaaagtaataaaaatggatgaacACGCATTGAACAGGAGTAAAAGGTCCACTGacgaaaaaaggaaaatatcagAAAACGACAGACTCGAACCAGAACTATACGAAGTTTATATTGAAAGAACAACGTAAGTATTCTCACTCTGTTGCATTaggacaattttgttttttctttgcatTCAATAATCTGATAAAATGTTATACTATTTCACGTAATAATGATGAGTGTCATTGGAAAAACaaaccttaatttaattaattaacttgtgACTTAAAGAGAATACAATTCTATGTGGCTCTCTGTGTTCTAACAAACCGTCTTTTTTCGAAATTGTCACATAACCCCTCATAATTTACTTGTGTTTGCTACCCCAAACCAAAAAAAGACCAAAATAACACCTTGCGTCCAAAAAAACGTGACAAATTAGTCAAAAAAATGTCACAGGAATGCATCCCATGTTAGGCCACCCTTTCATAGTCGTGTCTGTGACAgacctttttgtttttgtatttaaataccaTTCTtagtatcaaattaataattgtatttgtgtttgCCAGTTAGCAGAAATCGAGAGAAGgaccaaaatatttaaagtgacgTTTTGTAAGTTATTCAAGGTTTTGCGATGAAATTTATTGACAATTATTTCATCCTTATCTGAGTCCCAGAATGGTTTACTTCATTCGAATTTTGAGAGAATCCTCCTTTTGCTACCATGGTTGGTTTTCTCTCCAATTGctctaaatttatttaaaaagcactATAACAATTTTGAACGTCGTATATTAACGACTAATGTTACAAAAtgatgattaattttaatagttatttataataaacataatccatacgtttataaacataaatgttaCTCTCACAAACATATCGGAACGAATTTCTGTGcgccaaacaaatatttatttcgtgaGGTAATCAAATATGATGccgatgttttaattattaattcatattGACTGACCTGTATTGAGCGTTTCGCAAATTGGGGCaacgtttttatttgtatcaccggtttaaaaagatttcagacaaaactttttattttgcaattttcttGATAGCATTACGAGTAtagtttttttcaaaaatgttccttaagagaaaaatatataaaaggaGCTATAGATTATATTTTGGTTTGCGGCCTGAAAAAATTGATAGAAGACGTTTCATCCTGTTTTTGATTATTGCTATTCTACTTTTTTACCTGACTTGTCTTTTTAGCTCCGTTCATGAACCAAGGTCAATCAAATTCGAAAAAACGTTTTGTCATATGGATTCATTGCTTACTTCCAGGGCAAGTGGTAAATCCAGTTTCATTTTCTGTAGTctcataattaaatttgatatctTGATCATTAATTTGTTCATTACAATTCTAATCGAGAGTTAATTAGCAGTCTGAGTGAAGGGAGTCTTAAAACTTACAGTAATTAGGTGTAGTACAGTTATCATGgttaattttatagataaaacTATTTAGGATTCATCcctaaatattatgttgtttaagTCATTTTTAATCAGATCGAAATACTCGTAGGTACCTGATACcaattatttccaaaaattcTGATGAATGATACCAAATATTTTGTACATCGTTGTGGATTATAATTCTATATATCAagaggaatttaattttaatatatttttggcagTATCCGAGGGAAAACTATTTACGTATTTAACTCATTAAATTAACGGGAATTGAATTTCGTTCGATGTAACTTTTGGTGTCACTTGGCTCGAATTTGGGAGTTTGCCAAAACTGGGACCGATGCGGTGCTGGGTTGAAACGgcttttatttcttgttttggaCATTCTATGATAAGATTATCttgctataatatattttgctgGGACTGCGTTTTAGTGAGGTCGACATTTTAGATGTAGAGTTAGTTACCCGTCGTTCCAGTATCCAGAAAAAGAATTATACCTTTATCTGTATCTCTGATCATCAATTAACGTACCATGATAATAGCAGGTACAtaggtttaaatattttcatgtttatttttgatgtgaTGAAACGTTATAtcatcacaataatatttttctgcgttttcattatatttatgcTCGTCTGCATCGACGacgtcataattataattgttttcgtCCTTTTGTCCTAATCAGTACGGAAGGaccaaaaaccttttttctctCTTTGATTCGAAATGTGTGTCCCAATTTGCGTTATCTTTCTAACTATATGACAAAGTATTCGTCGTGTGCGGCTCATAGATGCTTGTTCCGATTAGTTTGCCTTCACGTTTGCTTGCGAGATTGTTAGTGACGGACCCCATGCAACTGGGAGTTCCTTTTTAAAAGCTCTATCAACgagatattatatttcattgttataaagaattgctttttgtttacgAGTGTGAGcgattatttttcacattttatgtattcatatttgtttagcAAATCATCTGGGCCTACAATCGCAGGTTTTTAAATAGGGCTATTCACTTAAAAACCTGTGATTTTCCTCtcagtattttgtatttaactaaatgcattaatttgatataaatataattcaagaTCATGCTATTGGTTTAAGAGTGGCACAGCACATGTCATTTtaaacctactttaaaaaagtaaattattacgAAAAATACTTCTAAAGTCTCGATTTAACAAAATTCCTTTTTCAATGTAATTGAAAGCCTCGCAAAAGTGATGtaatcagtttt is drawn from Trichoplusia ni isolate ovarian cell line Hi5 chromosome 18, tn1, whole genome shotgun sequence and contains these coding sequences:
- the LOC113502747 gene encoding uncharacterized protein LOC113502747 isoform X1; translated protein: MLRACVLLVSVCVAAAALSGRGFFCRDPDTGKLHAVNTTWASSTFCGNYHCKLRRKNITETEYPPIRQMNITNVKLPSRNAIKETDKNETNPIKKQAVKDVAKKDKQSDPDIISEILIQDIIPIDRNRGIKFDEPIDDLNDTENDRYLTDKEIKSISEILHTVKKSDLDAIVEIYNLAQDIYKEMDKTSTDQVLEEAFYASKDIQNVKSQPEVRAPKKNDHVSYWYEPLNSGKIRPADQLRNDLQRNEVVPGPNDVVPVIPAVLMADMEVQSSNVVLIASTQPTVPKIQTPVVPAQATLAPRVKQMTDTYFNGPLSNKDFGKLPYYYPMSNFQKMASYVHPPQPKMAIPSLPLPKPTFKPVTYRPQYYIGGKYQKEIKPSILLPYPFSYIRHYNWSYPQNIFHSRHQIDHFEARRKANKNPNYINKLNNAILMNPDLENFQDLAVKLTRKEQKVPISTTIRKVKEEKRRPEWQTDPLPKHVIEEVRAKVDDKQRILKPFPFRKRVKLERVGKVIKMDEHALNRSKRSTDEKRKISENDRLEPELYEVYIERTTCNSDYSVPGYFRYGNLSEPFPNCCPQRIAGHR
- the LOC113502747 gene encoding uncharacterized protein LOC113502747 isoform X2, which produces MLRACVLLVSVCVAAAALSGRGFFCRDPDTGKLHAVNTTWASSTFCGNYHCKLRRKNITETEYPPIRQMNITNVKLPSRNAIKETDKNETNPIKKQAVKDVAKKDKQSDPDIISEILIQDIIPIDRNRGIKFDEPIDDLNDTENDRYLTDKEIKSISEILHTVKKSDLDAIVEIYNLAQDIYKEMDKTSTDQVLEEAFYASKDIQNVKSQPEVRAPKKNDHVSYWYEPLNSGKIRPADQLRNDLQRNEVVPGPNDVVPVIPAVLMADMEVQSSNVVLIASTQPTVPKIQTPVVPAQATLAPRVKQMTDTYFNGPLSNKDFGKLPYYYPMSNFQKMASYVHPPQPKMAIPSLPLPKPTFKPVTYRPQYYIGGKYQKEIKPSILLPYPFSYIRHYNWSYPQNIFHSRHQIDHFEARRKANKNPNYINKLNNAILMNPDLENFQDLAVKLTRKEQKVPISTTIRKVKEEKRRPEWQTDPLPKHVIEEVRAKVDDKQRILKPFPFRKRVKLERVGKVIKMDEHALNRSKRSTDEKRKISENDRLEPELYEVYIERTT